The proteins below are encoded in one region of Pan paniscus chromosome 4, NHGRI_mPanPan1-v2.0_pri, whole genome shotgun sequence:
- the SMIM33 gene encoding small integral membrane protein 33 translates to MHQAGHYFWPSPAVNSSSEQEPQRQLPEVLSGTWEQPRVDGLPVVTVIVAVFVLLAVCIIVAVHFGPRLHQGHATLPTEPPTPKPDGGIYLIHWRVLGPQDSPEEAPPGPLVPGSCPAPDGPRPSIDEVTCL, encoded by the exons ATGCACCAG GCTGGCCACTACTTCTGGCCTTCTCCAGCTGTGAACAGTTCATCAGAGCAGGAGCCCCAGAGGCAGCTTCCGGAGGTGCTAAGTGGCACCTGGGAACAACCTCGAGTTGACGGGCTGCCTGTGGTCACCGTCATTGTCGCTGTCTTTGTTCTGCTGGCAGTCTGCATCATAGTGGCAGTCCATTTTGGGCCAAGGCTGCACCAGGGCCATGCCACTCTCCCTACAGAGCCACCGACCCCAAAGCCAGATGGTGGCATCTATCTCATCCACTGGCGGGTGCTGGGCCCCCAAGACAGTCCTGAAGAAGCACCACCGGGCCCTCTTGTCCCTGGCTCCTGCCCTGCGCCAGATGGACCCAGGCCCAGCATCGATGAAGTCACTTGTCTGTAG